A single window of Aspergillus oryzae RIB40 DNA, chromosome 8 DNA harbors:
- a CDS encoding uncharacterized protein (predicted acyl-CoA transferases/carnitine dehydratase), producing MAYSVPTQAAQLLRKGILQNPMLKANIPNDASSLADHVTFTGNASPNIPINWRFAESISALKGLESVWINALLKAKYNHGPVKVDIDTPVGTFGNETPHRSAITNIYKTKDGRCYHVHGKNTLPIEMAQETGLNPDREAASPADAISVIQERVQQLTAEDLDELMNEKYRQAGTICYSTDEYKASEHGKANANVGLYELNHVPNNAQKPGWWKSVPDTGVARPLAGLKVVDLCRVIAGPSISKGLAELGASVMRVTGPGVVDAYALHADLNWGKWNCSIDLKTEEGKETLRKLILEADVVLDGYRPGVMEKLGFGRDAVLELVKNRPFGLVYARENCYGWHGPWQHRSGWQQISDANCGVSLEYGRAMGHDEAVTPVFPNSDYCTGVMGVCGVLNALIERADKGGSFFMDTALNYYSQWLVNSVGTYPQPVWEDVWQRHNRLAFRHNDNMPATIPLMMNSLMVNSGAQLFQSRFFDIRYSGAVDRYFKVLRPVLSFAEKQVDLRFNVGTRSNGHDAARWPEDLRTEIVNSA from the exons ATGGCATACTCAGTCCCTACGCAAGCCGCTCAACTTTTGCGCAAGGGTATCTTACAGAACCCTATGCTCAAAGCAAACATTCCGAACGatgcatcttctctcgcAGACCACGTCACATTCACAGGAAATGCGAGCCCCAATATCCCCATCAACTGGCGCTTTGCTGAGAGTATTTCCGCATTGAAGGGCCTTGAGTCCGTCTGGATTAACGCTTTATTGAAGGCGAAATATAACCATGGCCCAGTTAAGGTTGACATTGATAC TCCAGTGGGGACTTTTGGAAATGAGACCCCTCACCGCTCAGCCATCACCAATATTTACAAGACAAAGGACGGGCGGTGCTATCATGTCCACGGTAAAAACACCTTACCTATTGAAATGGCCCAAGAAACAG GTCTAAACCCTGATCGCGAAGCCGCTTCACCCGCCGATGCGATAAGCGTTATCCAAGAGCGTGTTCAGCAACTTACCGCTGAGGACCTGGACGAACTTATGAATGAAAAGTACCGGCAGGCTGGGACAATCTGCTATTCCACAGACGAATACAAAGCAAGTGAACATGGGAAGGCTAACGCTAACGTTGGTCTCTATGAGCTGAACCACGTTCCCAATAACGCTCAGAAGCCCGGCTGGTGGAAGTCGGTCCCTGACACAGGTGTAGCTCGGCCCCTGGCTGGTCTTAAAGTCGTCGACTTATGTCGTGTGATTGCTGGCCCTAGTATCTCGAAGGGATTGGCCGAGCTTGGCGCGAGTGTGATGCGCGTAACTGGTCCTGGCGTCGTCGACGCGTATGCTCTACATGCCGACCTAAACTGGGGCAAGTGGAATTGTTCAATTGACCTGAAGAcagaggaagggaaggagaCTCTGCGCAAGCTTATTCTCGAGGCTGATGTTGTGTTGGATGGATACCGACCGGGTGTAATGGAAAAGCTTGGGTTCGGCAGGGATGCAGTGCTTGAACTTGTCAAGAACCGGCCATTCGGCCTTGTTTATGCCCGTGAAAATTGCTACGGCTGGCATGGCCCTTGGCAGCATAGGAGTGGATGGCAGCAAATCAGTGACGCG AACTGTGGTGTTTCCCTCGAGTATGGCCGCGCCATGGGACATGATGAAGCCGTCACACCTGTCTTCCCTAATTCGGATTACTG CACCGGGGTTATGGGCGTCTGTGGAGTCCTCAACGCTCTGATTGAAAGGGCCGACAAGGGTGGATCTTTCTTCATGGAT accgCCCTGAACTACTACTCCCAGTGGCTGGTGAATAGCGTGGGAACCTATCCCCAGCCTGTCTGGGAGGATGTCTGGCAGCGACACAACCGCCTAGCCTTCCGCCATAACGATAATATGCCGGCCACCATTCCACTTATGATGAATTCACTCATGGTGAACAGCGGTGCACAACTGTTCCAGTCACGCTTCTTCGATATCCGGTATTCTGGAGCGGTCGATCGTTACTTCAAGGTGCTTCGTCCTGTTCTCAGCTTTGCTGAGAAACAAGTGGATCTTCGGTTCAACGTTGGAACAAGGAGCAATGGCCATGATGCCGCTCGCTGGCCGGAAGATCTACGGACAGAGATTGTCAACAGCGCATAA
- a CDS encoding uncharacterized protein (predicted protein) codes for MESPRTNDTLSASERKRMRDRKARKVAREKRDTRIKALEDRVTYCKRHHGAVWVQHIMAAMENLQRENQMLRERQERLHAIFSSWEQDETTLQATRGDMMPIRIDPSNASADPLSTEQPLNIGVINRDGMPSQGSRSSHSNPASPLFPSETASGSIPAWSLTPINEYGHISPPLPATCLWLAHPDQIAASPSLPSPLDLLHGTRRNFLADKISQAIRVRAIRDPERLASGWLIYVFSKWRATPTMAAFLHIPPFLRPVLLQIQRGHPAAIDLFVFPQIRNNLIKSWDKYDFTEVVDHMSCCQKVRWPWGEDILERDGQDNLHIRREFLDVFTRESGWGLTPEFVLPSIG; via the exons ATGGAATCACCCCGGACAAACGACACCCTTTCAGCGTCGGAAAGAAAGCGTATGCGAGATAGGAAGGCCCGAAAGGTTGCCAGAGAAAAACGGGATACCCGAATCAAAGCTCTGGAGGATCGTGTGACTTACTGCAAGAGGCATCATGGAGCTGTCTGGGTGCAACATATAATGGCAGCAATGGAAAATCTGCAGCGCGAGAACCAAATGCTGCGCGAGCGCCAGGAACGTCTCCACGCCATATTCTCGTCGTGGGAACAGGATGAGACCACTCTTCAGGCTACGC GTGGTGACATGATGCCGATACGCATTGATCCTTCCAATGCCTCTGCTGACCCTCTCTCTACCGAACAACCACTAAATATTGGCGTAATTAATAGAGATGGGATGCCCTCACAGGGATCACGCTCTTCTCATTCAAACCCAGCCAGTCCTCTGTTCCCTTCGGAAACAGCGTCAGGGTCTATCCCCGCATGGTCTCTGACCCCGATTAATGAGTACGGTCACATATCTCCGCCTCTACCGGCAACATGCCTTTGGCTGGCACATCCAGACCAAATCGCCGCTTCTCCATCCCTACCCTCCCCGCTCGACTTGCTCCACGGTACAAGACGAAACTTCTTGGCTGACAAAATCAGCCAAGCCATCCGAGTGCGAGCCATCCGGGATCCGGAACGTTTGGCAAGCGGGTGGCTGATCTACGTCTTTAGCAAATGGCGAGCGACCCCAACTATGGCGGCCTTTTTGCACATCCCGCCGTTTCTGCGGCCTGTCCTACTGCAGATACAGCGCGGTCATCCCGCCGCAATAGACCTCTTTGTCTTTCCCCAAATACGGAACAATCTCATTAAGAGCTGGGATAAGTATGACTTTACAGAGGTAGTTGACCATATGTCATGTTGCCAGAAGGTACGGTGGCCCTGGGGCGAAGACATCCTAGAGCGCGACGGCCAAGACAATCTACATATCAGAAGGGAATTTCTTGATGTGTTTACGCGTGAGAGTGGGTGGGGCCTCACACCAGAATTCGTATTGCCAAGTATTGGCTGA
- a CDS encoding cytochrome P450 (predicted protein): protein MLGDLFESVLTNNSVTLLITVAVAAIALHLSSPKSNLPLVNDKKPWEFRFTKARKRFLANAHNLIKAGLAKAPAFRIVTGNGKRVVLDAKYANELRSHDDLSFGLHIADNFHAHIRGFQPFKQGSNDDEIYQNAVRMKLTQSLGNLTQPLVDETLVALQTYWTNDTNWHAIPLKSNIQKVVAQLSSRIFLGDQICRNPNWLRIAVDYTVDAFKAAEELRLWPKAFRAIVALFLPSCRKIRAELQEAQDIIRPVLDARRKDKQAALSAGKEPERYNDAMQWLEECAKGRSYEPAFGQLTFSVAAIHTTSDMLTQVLYDLCGRDALIQALREEVITVVQEEGWTKPTLYKLKLMDSVLKESQRLKPISVVSMQRVATADLRLSDGTFIPKGTSLAVSSDRMWDSEIYPNPLEFDGYRFLKLRELPGHETSAQVVSPSPEHMGFGFGRHACSGRFFAINEVKIALCHILLKYEFKLADGSVPRATKFGFSFTSDPTTKLMIRRRQEETVL, encoded by the exons ATGTTGGGCGATCTTTTCGAAAGTGTATTGACCAATAATTCGGTCACACTCCTGATCACGGTAGCAGTGGCAGCAATTGCCCTACATTTATCTTCCCCAAAGTCGAACCTCCCACTAGTGAACGATAAGAAGCCGTGGGAATTCCGATTCACAAAGGCGCGAAAACGCTTCCTGGCCAACGCACATAATCTTATCAAAGCAGGGCTCGCAAAG GCACCGGCTTTCCGGATTGTAACGGGGAATGGGAAGAGGGTTGTTCTAGACGCGAAATATGCTAATGAGCTCCGAAGTCACGATGATTTGAGCTTCGGCCTCCACATCGCGGATAATTTCCACGCCCATATACGCGGGTTCCAGCCGTTCAAACAGGGTTCCAACGACGATGAGATCTATCAAAATGCCGTGCGGATGAAACTGACTCAGAGTCTTG GGAATCTCACACAGCCGCTCGTTGACGAAACACTAGTTGCACTTCAGACATATTGGACAAATGATACCA ATTGGCACGCCATCCCTCTTAAGTCCAATATTCAGAAAGTCGTCGCCCAGTTGTCttcaaggatcttcttgggcGATCAGATATGCCGCAACCCGAACTGGCTCCGCATAGCAGTTGACTATACAGTCGACGCCTTTAAGGCGGCTGAGGAGTTACGGCTGTGGCCGAAGGCCTTCCGAGCAATCGTTGCCCTGTTCCTCCCATCGTGTCGAAAGATCCGAGCTGAATTACAGGAAGCGCAAGACATCATCAGACCAGTACTCGACGCCAGACGTAAAGACAAACAGGCTGCGTTATCGGCTGGAAAGGAACCGGAACGGTACAACGATGCCATGCAATGGTTGGAAGAATGCGCAAAGGGTCGCTCTTATGAACCTGCGTTTGGACAGTTGACATTCTCTGTTGCTGCCATCCATACAACCTCCGATATGCTGACTCAAGTACTCTATGATCTCTGTGGTCGTGATGCATTGATTCAGGCTCTACGTGAAGAAGTGATTACGGTAGTGCAGGAAGAAGGGTGGACGAAGCCAACTTTATACAAGTTGAAGCTTATGGATAGTGTGCTAAAAGAAAGTCAGCGTCTTAAACCGATTAGCGTGG TCTCTATGCAGCGGGTTGCCACGGCCGACCTCAGGTTGTCCGATGGTACTTTTATCCCTAAAGGCACGTCCTTGGCCGTGTCCAGCGACCGCATGTGGGACTCAGAAATATACCCTAACCCCCTTGAGTTTGATGGCTACCGGTTCCTGAAGCTACGCGAACTTCCTGGACACGAGACCTCTGCGCAAGTTGTGTCTCCATCACCGGAGCATATGGGCTTCGGGTTCGGCCGTCACGCTTGTTCGGGTCGGTTTTTCGCCATCAACGAGGTCAAAATTGCGCTGTGTCATATCTTGTTGAAGTACGAATTCAAGTTGGCTGATGGGTCTGTGCCCCGCGCAACGAAGTTTGGTTTCTCATTCACATCAGATCCGACGACGAAACTCATGATTAGACGGCGACAAGAGGAAACCGTTCTGTGA
- a CDS encoding putative FAD-dependent oxygenase (predicted protein), whose translation MLRLKMEVVAALAAWAIASACENLPIANHWIRGLCPRSNDVKDLGIKLSPAAKVYFPGSEEFEVASTRWSVLEAPKVNIVVVPGTENDVVETDLPFLAYNGAHGAITTLGKMDHGIEIFLDQLNTIDIAKDGKTVKIGGGTKSKAVIDELWAAGKQTVSGTCECVSFLGPALGGGHGWLQGHHGLVADQFISMNVVLADGSLKVLDKKSDLWWAMNGAGHNFGIVTSVTTKLYDIVHYDWAIETLTFSGDKVEAVYQTANDHLLRNGTQPEGVINWSYWLNNPNADPENPVILFYIIQEGVKTVDSAYTKPFHDIGPLSTEPKGGSYTDLAEWTGISLSAPPCQKAGLVNPRFPNYLEEYNVPAQKKAYEIFANAIRGSSAFNNSIFMFEGYSMQGVKAIDSKSSAFAFRGENILSAPLITYAPAGPELDEKAAQLGNELRQVLHKASGRPEVRAYVNYAYGDESPQQWYGSEKWRQDRLQALKKKYDPTGKFSFFAPVA comes from the exons ATGCTTCGACTCAAAATGGAAGTGGTCGCGGCTTTGGCTGCATGGGCGATCGCCTCGGCCTGTGAGAACCTGCCTATAGCTAACCATTGGATTCGAGGTCTCTGTCCACGATCAAATGATGTCAAGGACCTGGGAATCAAGCTTTCACCGGCTGCCAAAGTTTATTTCCCAGGCTCAGAAGAGTTCGAAGTGGCATCAACCAGGTGGTCTGTCTTAGAGGCTCCTAAAGTGAATATCGTAGTAGTGCCGGGCACAGAAAACGATGTCGTCGAAACg GATTTACCCTTCCTTGCGTACAACGGTGCCCATGGGGCAATTACGACTCTGGGTAAGATGGACCATGGTATTGAAATCTTCCTGGATCAACTGAACACCATCGACATTgccaaggatggaaagacaGTAAAGATTGGTGGTGGAACTAAGTCTAAGGCGGTGATTGATGAGCTCTGGGCAGCAGGAAAGCAGACAG TCAGCGGTACATGCGAATGTGTCAGCTTTCTAGGACCTGCACTTGGCGGAGGCCATGGGTGGCTGCAGGGGCACCACGGTCTCGTGGCGGATCAGTTTATTTCTATGAACGTTGTACTCGCAGATGGGAGCCTGAAAGTGCTCGATAAAAAGTCGGATCTCTGGTGGGCGATGAATGGTGCCGGCCACAACTTCGGGATCGTAACCTCCGTAACTACGAAGCTCTATGATATCGTTCACTATGATTGGGCAATCGAGACTCTTACCTTCAGTGGTGACAAAGTGGAAGCTGTCTATCAAACCGCTAATGACCACCTCCTGAGGAACGGTACCCAGCCGGAGGGCGTTATCAATTGGTCATACTGGTTGAATAACCCGAACGCTGACCCTGAAAAT CCTGTGATTCTATTTTACATCATTCAAGAGGGTGTAAAAACTGTCGATTCAGCTTACACAAAGCCTTTCCACGATATTGGTCCACTCTCTACAGAGCCAAAGGGAGGAAGCTACACCGATCTTGCTGAGTGGACCGGGATCTCCCTGTCAGCACCTCCATGCCAAAAGGCAGGCCTTGTCAACCCCCGGTTCCCTAACTATCTCGAAGAATACAATGTCCCCGCTCAAAAAAAGGCATATGAGATCTTCGCAAACGCGATCCGTGGAAGCTCGGCATTCAACAACTCAATATTTATGTTCGAAGGGTATTCCATGCAGGGAGTAAAAGCGATCGACAGCAAGTCCAGCGCCTTCGCTTTTCGAGGAGAAAATATCCTCTCTGCCCCACTCATCACCTATGCGCCTGCTGGCCCGGAGCttgatgagaaggccgccCAGTTAGGCAACGAGCTTCGCCAAGTTCTCCACAAGGCCAGTGGGCGGCCAGAGGTACGTGCGTACGTCAACTATGCCTACGGTGATGAATCACCGCAACAATGGTATGGAAGTGAGAAGTGGCGCCAGGACCGTCTACAggccttgaagaagaagtacgATCCAACGGGTAAGTTTAGCTTCTTTGCGCCTGTAGCATAA
- a CDS encoding uncharacterized protein (predicted protein) produces MSSRTAFDVVTRAAEEEAAQAAFHKSAIESWTLYSIGVAATILRTYARGNAVGLRNLRADDYLVWVGILFYTAQTALAYSVGNVAHGLANNGMTDAQRAGLSLDDPEYRYRVDYILGVDLVAQALHAGILRSTDGWSWPALSSPSVCWLRPRHRHFYSEHYICQAAISKPIVWVSFAANISTDLYLITIPIPVLWSTKLKLVKKIASTIVLSAGVFVLVCATLKSVFVLVDPLHGAELSGAWGTRETFVAVITTNLPMIFHLFKSWLGRVYGSAFNSNPTNKYPSDFQTIGGGGGDSRSRNRRKPSSGYPTAGTLTLTESEERMVGDVKMQNLKTYPASPTGTVASSILVSNRIEVTHEDRSRRNSELDPDRLHETW; encoded by the exons ATGTCCTCCCGTACCGCGTTTGACGTAGTCACAAGGGCcgctgaagaagaggccgCACAGGCAGCATTTCACAAGTCCGCAATTGAATCTTGGACACTCTATTCAATTGGAGTTGCCGCGACTATACTCAGGACATACGCCCGAGGAAACGCCGTGGGCTTGAGGAATCTGCGAGCCGATGATTACCTTGTCTGGGTTGGGATT TTGTTTTACACCGCGCAGACAGCTCTTGCATACAGCGTGGGCAATGTTGCCCATGGCCTAGCCAATAATGGTATGACAGATGCCCAGCGCGCAGGACTGTCTCTCGATGATCCCGAATACCGATATAG GGTGGACTACATACTCGGCGTTGATCTGGTCGCTCAAGCTCTCCATGCTGGCATTTTACGTTCGACTGACG GATGGTCTTGGCCGGCGTTATCGAGTCCCAGTGTATGTTGGCTTCgccctcgtcatcggcacTTTTATAGCGAGCATT ATATCTGCCAAGCGGCTATCTCCAAGCCAATAGTCTGGGTGTCCTTCGCAGCAAACATCAGCACCGATCTTTACTTAATTACGATCCCAATCCCAGTACTATGGAGCACTAAGTTGAAActggtgaagaagattgcTTCTACAATTGTACTCAGTGCCGGCGTGTTCGTTCTAGTCTGCGCCACCCTGAAGAGTGTCTTCGTTCTCGTA GACCCCCTCCACGGCGCAGAACTAAGCGGCGCATGGGGTACACGAGAGACATTCGTCGCAGTGATAACAACCAATCTACCCATGATATTCCACTTGTTCAAATCCTGGCTCGGGCGCGTTTACGGCAGTGCATTCAACTCAAACCCGACAAACAAATATCCCAGTGATTTCCAGACTAttggtggtgggggtggtgaCTCCCGGAGTCGGAATCGTCGGAAGCCCTCTAGTGGGTACCCTACAGCGGGGACCCTCACATTGACCGAGAGTGAGGAACGAATGGTGGGCGACGTCAAGATGCAGAACCTGAAGACATACCCTGCGTCTCCAACCGGGACTGTCGCAAGTAGTATCCTGGTCTCGAATCGGATTGAGGTGACCCACGAGGACAGAAGCCGTCGAAATAGCGAGCTGGATCCGGACCGGTTGCATGAGACCTGGTAG
- a CDS encoding uncharacterized protein (predicted protein), translating to MASVDYSVYPHTRFPRPALCAARNPTPGAILYQLVTGWLLRFVHHEPTSVGETLQIAIEGEDWASTDMVWILRYRLIIALAFEKTDAMLLWYSRGLVESYKLLFYSKILLLISSSSSSSSSSSSSSSSSSSSSSSSSSSSSSSSSSSSSSSSSSSSSSSSSSSSSSSSSSSSSSSSSSSSSSSSSSSSSSSSSSSSSSSGGGGGGGGRGEVHSLPRHSRSLVAQDVARRPFGQGVGMLKMASWTWKVRM from the exons ATGGCTTCGGTTGACTATTCCGTATATCCCCACACCAGATTCCCCAGGCCAGCGCTGTGTGCCGCCAGAAACCCGACACCAGGGGCTATTCTGTATCAATTGGTCACTGGGTGGCTGCTGAGATTTGTTCATCATGAGCCGACATCGGTCGGTGAAACATTGCAAATCGCTATTGAAGGTGAAGACTGGGCAAGTACTGACATGGTTTGGATACTTAgatatagattaataatagccTTGGCGTTCGAAAAGACTGATGCGATG CTTTTATGGTATAGTCGTGGCCTAGTAGAGTCTTATAAATTACTATTCTATAGTAAAATCCTACTATTAatcagtagtagtagtagtagtagtagtagtagtagtagtagtagtagtagtagtagtagtagtagtagtagtagtagtagtagtagtagtagtagtagtagtagtagtagtagtagtagtagtagtagtagtagtagtagtagtagtagtagtagtagtagtagtagtagtagtagtagtagtagtagtagtagtagtagtagtagtagtagtagtagtagtagtagtagtagtagtagtagtagtagtagtagtagtagtagtggtggtggtggtggtggtggtggtagg GGTGAGGTACATAGTCTACCTCGCCATTCACGTTCTTTGGTGGCTCAGGATGTGGCTCGACGCCCCTTTGGTCAGGGTgtggggatgttgaagatggcatCTTGGACTTGGAAGGTGAGAATGTAA
- a CDS encoding carbonic anhydrase family protein (carbonic anhydrase) produces the protein MKFATTLLPLLAGASAFCIHSPVMRRAAGGLDDANKFNYTGLGGPLNWYGLDEANEACAKGKHQSPIVIDSAAIDYAASGSLKLDLPLADGSKLENLGFGLQVTLTNGSLTANSKTYTLAQFHFHTPSEHHVNEEHFPMEVHFVFQTAAKETAVVGFFFQLSEVGDSVPLFDSVFAPIDNIPDAGTSTTTGQLDFGGLLDHFNRHGVYQYTGSLTTPPCTEEVMWNLSTEPLPLTVQGYNKVKKIIKYNARYTQNALGQDNLLEVAAQKLNSIR, from the exons ATGAAGTTCGCCACTACTTTGCTCCCCCTCTTGGCCGGTGCATCGGCCTTTTGCATCCACAGTCCTGTCATGCGCCGTGCGGCAGGTGGTCTGGATGATGCCAACAAGTTCAACTACACTGGGCTTGGAGGCCCCTTGAACTGGTATGGCCTTGACGAGGCTAACGAGGCCTGCGCCAAGGGTAAACACCAGTCGCCCATTGTCATTGACAGCGCTGCCATCGACTATGCTGCATCGGGCTCCCTCAAGCTCGACCTACCCCTGGCCGACGGCTCCAAGTTGGAGAACCTGGGCTTCGGTCTCCAGGTTACCTTGACCAATGGCTCACTGACAGCCAACAGCAAGACCTACACTCTGGCTCAGTTCCACTTCCATACCCCCAGTGAGCACCACGTCAACGAGGAACACTTCCCGATGGAAGTCCACTTTGTCTTCCAGACCGCCG CCAAGGAAACTGCCGtcgtcggcttcttctttcagcTCTCTGAGGTCGGCGACTCGGTTCCCCTCTTCGACTCTGTTTTCGCTCCCATCGATAATATCCCCGATGCCGGCACTTCCACTACGACTGGCCAATTGGACTTCGGGGGCCTTCTGGATCACTTCAACCGTCACGGAGTCTACCAGTACACCGGTTCCCTTACCACCCCTCCTTGCACTGAGGAGGTTATGTGGAACCTCAGCACCGAGCCTCTCCCTCTCACCGTGCAGGGTTAcaacaaggtcaagaagatcatcaagTACAACGCGCGCTATACTCAGAATGCTCTGGGGCAAGACAATCTCCTGGAGGTTGCCGCCCAGAAATTGAACTCAATTCGGTAA
- a CDS encoding formate dehydrogenase (glyoxylate/hydroxypyruvate reductase (D-isomer-specific 2-hydroxy acid dehydrogenase superfamily)) encodes MTFARSITRAALKASPLSRASRTFSSSSSAQSKVLMVLYEGKEHAKQQPRLLGTVENELGIRKWLEDQGHTLVTTSDKEGPNSTFEKELVDAEVIITTPFHPGYLTAERLAKAKNLKLAVTAGIGSDHVDLNAANKTNGGITVAEVTGSNVVSVAEHVLMTILTLVRNFVPAHDQIRNGEWDVAAVAKNEFDLENKVVGTVGVGRIGERVLRRLKPFDCKELLYYDYQGLSAETEKEIGCRRVEDLADMVSQCDIVTINCPLHESTKGLFNKELIAKMKPGSWLVNTARGAIVVKEDVAEALKSGHLRGYGGDVWFPQPAPKDHPLRYAEHPWGGGNAMVPHMSGTSIDAQVRYAEGTKSILDSYFSGREDYRPQDLIVHKGQYATKAYGQRK; translated from the exons ATGACTTTTGCTCGCTCCATCACTCGTGCGGCCTTGAAGGCTAGCCCTCTCAGCCGGGCTTCCCGGACTTTCTCCAGCTCATCGAGCGCCCAGAGCAAGGTTCTTATGGTCCTCTACGAG GGCAAGGAACACGCCAAGCAACAACCTCGTCTTCTCGGTACCGTTGAGAATGAGCTCGGCATCCGCAAGTGGCTCGAAGACCAGGGCCACACCCTGGTGACCACCTCCGACAAGGAAGGCCCCAACTCCACGTTTGAGAAGGAGCTTGTCGATGCCGAAGTTATCATTACCACTCC CTTCCACCCCGGTTATCTCACTGCCGAGCGCCttgccaaggccaagaacttgaagctTGCCGTTACCGCCGGTATTGGCTCCGACCACGTCGATCTGAATGCCGCCAACAAGACCAACGGTGGTATCACTGTGGCTGAGGTTACCGGCTCCAACGTCGTATCTGTCGCCGAGCATGTTCTGATGACTATCCTGACCCTGGTTCGCAACTTCGTCCCCGCCCATGACCAGATCCGCAATGGCGAGTGGgatgttgctgctgttgccaAGAACGAATTCGACTTGGAGAACAAGGTGGTGGGAACCGTCGGTGTTGGCCGTATTGGCGAGCGTGTCCTTCGCCGTTTGAAGCCCTTCGACTGCAAGGAGCTTCTCTACTACGACTACCAGGGACTGAGCGCTGAGACCGAGAAGGAAATCGGCTGCCGCCGTGTTGAGGACCTTGCCGACATGGTTTCCCAGTGTGACATTGTCACTATTAACTGCCCCCTCCACGAAAGCACCAAGGGTCTCTTCAACAAGGAGCTCATTGCTAAGATGAAGCCTG GCTCTTGGCTCGTGAACACCGCTCGTGGCGCCATTGTTGTCAAGGAAGATGTCGCCGAGGCCCTCAAGTCTGGCCACCTCCGTGGATATGGTGGAGATGTCTGGTTCCCTCAGCCAGCTCCCAAGGACCACCCTCTCCGCTACGCTGAGCACCCATGGGGTGGCGGTAACGCCATGGTCCCTCACATGTCTGGTACTTCCATCGATGCTCAGGTCCGCTATGCCGAGGGTACGAAGAGCATTTTGGACAGCTATTTCTCCGGCCGTGAGGACTACCGCCCTCAGGACCTGATCGTCCACAAGGGTCAATACGCCACCAAGGCCTATGGTCAGCGCAAGTAA
- a CDS encoding uncharacterized protein (predicted protein): MGSIIPFLKEGQLRFFLLSNRVIQWISSVIVLGITSYFIKTGPRGLTIVYLEVVAVVSVVVFLTAFVSPFLSTPVPFSYAQDHEVLTKYLRWLAGFIFAAVDYNQNNCHANAPPGVVCSVKWANEAFIFLTLYV; the protein is encoded by the exons ATGGGTTCTATCATTCCATTTCTCAAGGAGGGTCAACTACGgttttttctcctctctaaTCGGGTAATCCAGTGGATCAGTTCGGTCATTGTCCTTGGAATCACATCCTATTTCATCAAAACAGGCCCTCGCGGGCTAACAATCGTTTACCTAGAGGTTGTT GCTGTGGTCTCCGTGGTAGTGTTCCTAACGGCATTTGTGTCTCCATTCCTAAGCACACCA GTGCCCTTTTCGTATGCTCAAGACCATGAAGTATTAACGAAATATCTTAGATGGCTGGCAGGGTTCATctttgctgctgttgattACAACCAGAACAACTGCCATGCAAATGCCCCGCCGGGCGTTGTATGCTCAGTGAAGTGGGCCAACGAAGCTTTCATCTTTTTAACCTTGTATGTATAG